In the Arachis ipaensis cultivar K30076 chromosome B10, Araip1.1, whole genome shotgun sequence genome, one interval contains:
- the LOC107623803 gene encoding D-cysteine desulfhydrase 2, mitochondrial isoform X1 produces the protein MKLQQFPAKNVAVTMLNGIQNSNTLQVLSKPRFRNEEFMEKILNRRWTLPSPETKIHQVIIPRHGSDGCNFLLNTVPDLGHGARDMKNKGKCFYVVRDDLLHSLINGNKARKLDGLIPLIEDHSVTDVVTCGGCQSAHTAAIAVLCAERGIASHLLLRGEQPEILTGYNLMSTLYGNVTYVPRNIYADRENMLKDYAKSLAGNSGSVISFGNITQNSSTTEFSTANLMEFDVSRSDRNLQRKFLIVNEGAGDSVALLGMIRLVQYLSQSHLLGKDRALKFVIDAGTGTTAVGLGLAALCLGLPWEVHAVMLADKIDGYKQQEDRLISEFQNHFNVQFSDHNINEDGGIVYWVERGRPRRFGNVLEGEVEACQQIAQQTGILVDPVYTLAAWETAMLLSSKEDDRESEVVMLHTGGTLGMFGLAQRYRNYFGMLQKGPNCS, from the exons ATGAAGCTCCAACAATTTCCCGCTAAGAATGTAGCAGTCACCATGTTAAACGGGATTCAAAATTCGAACACTCTTCAG GTGCTTTCAAAACCTAGATTTAGAAATGAGGAATTTATGGAAAAGATACTCAACAGAAGATGGACACTGCCAAGCCCTGAAACAAAGATTCATCAAGTTATAATACCTAGACATGGATCAGATGGTTGTAATTTCCTATTGAACACCGTTCCTGATTTAGGTCATGGCGCTAGGGATATGAAAAATAAAGGGAAATGTTTCTATGTGGTGCGTGACGATTTGTTGCACTCACTAATTAATGGCAACAAAGCAAGAAAGTTGGATGGGTTGATTCCCCTTATTGAAGACCATTCTGTGACTGATGTG GTTACATGTGGTGGTTGTCAAAGTGCTCATACAGCTGCTATTG CGGTTCTATGTGCTGAGAGAGGAATTGCATCACACCTGCTTCTGCGAGGAGAGCAGCCTGAAATCTTAACTGGCTATAACTTGATGTCTACATTATATGGAAATGTCACATATGTTCCGAGAAATATTTATGCCGACAGAGAAAACATGCTTAAGGACTATGCTAAGTCATTGGCTGGTAACAGTGGTTCTGTCATTTCGTTTGGCAATATCACTCAAAATTCTTCAACAACAGAATTTTCTACTGCAAATTTGATGGAATTTGATGTAAGTAGAAGTGACAGAAACCTTCAACGGAAATTTTTAATTGTCAATGAAGGTGCAGGTGATTCTGTAGCTCTACTAG GTATGATTCGGTTAGTGCAATACTTATCACAGAGTCATTTACTTGGAAAAGACAGGGCCTTGAAATTTGTTATAGATGCTGGAACTGGCACAACAGCTGTTGGTTTAGGACTTGCAGCCCTATGCTTAGG CCTTCCATGGGAGGTACATGCAGTCATGCTGGCTGACAAAATTGATGGATACAAACAACAGGAGGATCGTTTGATTTCTGAATTCCAGAACCATTTTAATGTTCAGTTTAGTGACCACAACATAAATGAAGATGGTGGGATTGTGTATTGGGTGGAACGTGGTCGTCCAAGAAG ATTTGGTAATGTTTTGGAAGGTGAGGTGGAAGCATGCCAACAAATTGCTCAGCAGACTGGGATTTTGGTGGATCCTGTTTACACATTGGCCGCTTGGGAAACAGCGATGCTCCTTTCTAGCAAAGAAGATGATAGAGAATCAGAAGTGGTGATGCTTCATACTGGTGGCACGTTGGGCATGTTTGGGTTGGCGCAAAGGTACAGGAATTACTTTGGCATGCTCCAGAAAGGACCCAATTGTTCTTAA
- the LOC107623803 gene encoding D-cysteine desulfhydrase 2, mitochondrial isoform X3, translating into MKLQQFPAKNVAVTMLNGIQNSNTLQVTCGGCQSAHTAAIAVLCAERGIASHLLLRGEQPEILTGYNLMSTLYGNVTYVPRNIYADRENMLKDYAKSLAGNSGSVISFGNITQNSSTTEFSTANLMEFDVSRSDRNLQRKFLIVNEGAGDSVALLGMIRLVQYLSQSHLLGKDRALKFVIDAGTGTTAVGLGLAALCLGLPWEVHAVMLADKIDGYKQQEDRLISEFQNHFNVQFSDHNINEDGGIVYWVERGRPRRFGNVLEGEVEACQQIAQQTGILVDPVYTLAAWETAMLLSSKEDDRESEVVMLHTGGTLGMFGLAQRYRNYFGMLQKGPNCS; encoded by the exons ATGAAGCTCCAACAATTTCCCGCTAAGAATGTAGCAGTCACCATGTTAAACGGGATTCAAAATTCGAACACTCTTCAG GTTACATGTGGTGGTTGTCAAAGTGCTCATACAGCTGCTATTG CGGTTCTATGTGCTGAGAGAGGAATTGCATCACACCTGCTTCTGCGAGGAGAGCAGCCTGAAATCTTAACTGGCTATAACTTGATGTCTACATTATATGGAAATGTCACATATGTTCCGAGAAATATTTATGCCGACAGAGAAAACATGCTTAAGGACTATGCTAAGTCATTGGCTGGTAACAGTGGTTCTGTCATTTCGTTTGGCAATATCACTCAAAATTCTTCAACAACAGAATTTTCTACTGCAAATTTGATGGAATTTGATGTAAGTAGAAGTGACAGAAACCTTCAACGGAAATTTTTAATTGTCAATGAAGGTGCAGGTGATTCTGTAGCTCTACTAG GTATGATTCGGTTAGTGCAATACTTATCACAGAGTCATTTACTTGGAAAAGACAGGGCCTTGAAATTTGTTATAGATGCTGGAACTGGCACAACAGCTGTTGGTTTAGGACTTGCAGCCCTATGCTTAGG CCTTCCATGGGAGGTACATGCAGTCATGCTGGCTGACAAAATTGATGGATACAAACAACAGGAGGATCGTTTGATTTCTGAATTCCAGAACCATTTTAATGTTCAGTTTAGTGACCACAACATAAATGAAGATGGTGGGATTGTGTATTGGGTGGAACGTGGTCGTCCAAGAAG ATTTGGTAATGTTTTGGAAGGTGAGGTGGAAGCATGCCAACAAATTGCTCAGCAGACTGGGATTTTGGTGGATCCTGTTTACACATTGGCCGCTTGGGAAACAGCGATGCTCCTTTCTAGCAAAGAAGATGATAGAGAATCAGAAGTGGTGATGCTTCATACTGGTGGCACGTTGGGCATGTTTGGGTTGGCGCAAAGGTACAGGAATTACTTTGGCATGCTCCAGAAAGGACCCAATTGTTCTTAA
- the LOC107623803 gene encoding D-cysteine desulfhydrase 2, mitochondrial isoform X2 gives MEKILNRRWTLPSPETKIHQVIIPRHGSDGCNFLLNTVPDLGHGARDMKNKGKCFYVVRDDLLHSLINGNKARKLDGLIPLIEDHSVTDVVTCGGCQSAHTAAIAVLCAERGIASHLLLRGEQPEILTGYNLMSTLYGNVTYVPRNIYADRENMLKDYAKSLAGNSGSVISFGNITQNSSTTEFSTANLMEFDVSRSDRNLQRKFLIVNEGAGDSVALLGMIRLVQYLSQSHLLGKDRALKFVIDAGTGTTAVGLGLAALCLGLPWEVHAVMLADKIDGYKQQEDRLISEFQNHFNVQFSDHNINEDGGIVYWVERGRPRRFGNVLEGEVEACQQIAQQTGILVDPVYTLAAWETAMLLSSKEDDRESEVVMLHTGGTLGMFGLAQRYRNYFGMLQKGPNCS, from the exons ATGGAAAAGATACTCAACAGAAGATGGACACTGCCAAGCCCTGAAACAAAGATTCATCAAGTTATAATACCTAGACATGGATCAGATGGTTGTAATTTCCTATTGAACACCGTTCCTGATTTAGGTCATGGCGCTAGGGATATGAAAAATAAAGGGAAATGTTTCTATGTGGTGCGTGACGATTTGTTGCACTCACTAATTAATGGCAACAAAGCAAGAAAGTTGGATGGGTTGATTCCCCTTATTGAAGACCATTCTGTGACTGATGTG GTTACATGTGGTGGTTGTCAAAGTGCTCATACAGCTGCTATTG CGGTTCTATGTGCTGAGAGAGGAATTGCATCACACCTGCTTCTGCGAGGAGAGCAGCCTGAAATCTTAACTGGCTATAACTTGATGTCTACATTATATGGAAATGTCACATATGTTCCGAGAAATATTTATGCCGACAGAGAAAACATGCTTAAGGACTATGCTAAGTCATTGGCTGGTAACAGTGGTTCTGTCATTTCGTTTGGCAATATCACTCAAAATTCTTCAACAACAGAATTTTCTACTGCAAATTTGATGGAATTTGATGTAAGTAGAAGTGACAGAAACCTTCAACGGAAATTTTTAATTGTCAATGAAGGTGCAGGTGATTCTGTAGCTCTACTAG GTATGATTCGGTTAGTGCAATACTTATCACAGAGTCATTTACTTGGAAAAGACAGGGCCTTGAAATTTGTTATAGATGCTGGAACTGGCACAACAGCTGTTGGTTTAGGACTTGCAGCCCTATGCTTAGG CCTTCCATGGGAGGTACATGCAGTCATGCTGGCTGACAAAATTGATGGATACAAACAACAGGAGGATCGTTTGATTTCTGAATTCCAGAACCATTTTAATGTTCAGTTTAGTGACCACAACATAAATGAAGATGGTGGGATTGTGTATTGGGTGGAACGTGGTCGTCCAAGAAG ATTTGGTAATGTTTTGGAAGGTGAGGTGGAAGCATGCCAACAAATTGCTCAGCAGACTGGGATTTTGGTGGATCCTGTTTACACATTGGCCGCTTGGGAAACAGCGATGCTCCTTTCTAGCAAAGAAGATGATAGAGAATCAGAAGTGGTGATGCTTCATACTGGTGGCACGTTGGGCATGTTTGGGTTGGCGCAAAGGTACAGGAATTACTTTGGCATGCTCCAGAAAGGACCCAATTGTTCTTAA